In the Cydia fagiglandana chromosome 14, ilCydFagi1.1, whole genome shotgun sequence genome, one interval contains:
- the LOC134670708 gene encoding brain tumor protein isoform X1: MVNDFSQRRRRTRRGERQPCIRYRTNDIETDAGFLKMASRTPSLESLPGANSIGSLERGSLSPLTLSGSSPPASDSAVCDLREFDGLDTTCAICRETFVDPKVLNCFHTFCRGCLEREQTHPDKVTCVTCRVDSQLPPAGVPGLLTNLVIAAAVEQDADLLPSARQTNSPSARCTGCKSKESDAVARCVDCANFLCPNCVMAHQFMHCFEGHRVLAFTDLKDDKGMLGSTLTTSGDKTAFCPRHKNDILKYFCRTCSVPVCKECTIIEHPAALHDYEHLSDAGPKQLELMQAAVNEAKTRATEIRHVVKTVEHAAGKLQVQYHKAQNEINDTFQFYRSMLEERKQELLKELESVFSTKQIALTVVGQKAQETVDKIYQTCDFVERLTKCANLAEILMFRKLLDNKLQTLMQTNPEQSMQTASELEFVSNYQAIQVGVRNTFGYVRSNPENVGPTKQPPIARPTNGSLLNGGSSSSSSSVNGSSGSLNGGIHLPTGLNGVLDRPYSNGLLGPTSQSTSPFESNIISKRFNNGASLGPFSTAIGDINLNGINPYEKWSNGGCDSLFPPTNNDPYSLTTAAHNDPILDLTNKLISTAIFPPKSQIKRQKMIYHCKFGEFGVMEGQFTEPSGVAVNAQNDIIVADTNNHRIQIFDKEGRFKFQFGECGKRDGQLLYPNRVAVVRTSGDIIVTERSPTHQIQIYNQYGQFVRKFGANILQHPRGVTVDNKGRIVVVECKVMRVIIFDQVGNVLQKFGCSKHLEFPNGVVVNDKQEIFISDNRAHCVKVFNYEGIYLRQIGGEGVTNYPIGVGINAAGEILIADNHNNFNLTIFTQDGQLVSALESKVKHAQCFDVALMDDGSVVLASKDYRLYIYRYVQVPPIGM; this comes from the coding sequence GGATGCCGGTTTCCTGAAGATGGCCTCACGCACCCCGTCCCTTGAGTCGCTGCCCGGTGCCAACTCGATAGGTTCGCTGGAGCGTGGCTCCTTATCGCCCCTGACCCTAAGCGGCTCGTCGCCACCCGCGAGCGACTCCGCTGTATGTGACCTTCGCGAGTTCGACGGTCTAGACACCACCTGCGCCATTTGCCGGGAAACATTCGTCGACCCGAAAGTACTCAACTGCTTCCACACCTTCTGCCGCGGCTGTTTAGAGCGCGAGCAGACGCACCCGGACAAAGTAACCTGCGTGACTTGCCGCGTGGACAGTCAGCTCCCGCCGGCTGGCGTACCCGGCCTGCTCACTAACCTCGTGATCGCCGCCGCTGTCGAGCAGGACGCCGATCTCCTCCCGTCCGCTCGCCAGACCAACTCGCCCTCGGCCCGCTGTACCGGCTGCAAATCAAAGGAATCAGACGCCGTAGCGCGTTGTGTAGACTGCGCCAATTTCCTGTGCCCAAACTGCGTAATGGCGCACCAATTCATGCACTGCTTCGAAGGCCACCGAGTGCTGGCGTTCACAGATCTGAAGGATGACAAGGGTATGCTCGGATCTACGCTCACGACGAGCGGGGATAAAACCGCATTTTGCCCACGACACAAGAATGATATTCTAAAATACTTCTGCCGCACATGCTCAGTGCCGGTGTGCAAGGAGTGCACCATCATCGAGCACCCCGCCGCTTTGCACGACTATGAGCACTTGTCCGACGCTGGGCCTAAACAATTAGAGCTCATGCAAGCCGCCGTCAACGAAGCCAAGACCCGCGCCACTGAGATCAGACACGTCGTCAAGACTGTCGAACACGCTGCTGGCAAACTACAAGTCCAGTACCACAAAGCTCAAAACGAAATTAATGATACGTTCCAATTCTACCGTTCTATGCTAGAAGAGCGCAAACAGGAACTGCTTAAAGAACTCGAAAGCGTATTCTCAACGAAACAGATCGCGTTGACGGTTGTAGGCCAGAAAGCTCAAGAGACTGTCGACAAAATTTATCAAACTTGCGACTTCGTAGAGCGGCTAACAAAATGCGCCAATTTAGCTGAAATATTAATGTTCAGGAAGTTATTAGATAATAAACTGCAGACCTTGATGCAAACGAACCCAGAACAAAGCATGCAAACAGCATCTGAACTCGAATTTGTGTCGAACTATCAGGCAATACAAGTTGGAGTACGAAACACATTTGGATATGTCCGCTCGAACCCCGAAAATGTAGGGCCCACCAAGCAACCGCCTATTGCCCGTCCTACGAACGGCTCACTTTTGAATGGGGGCTCATCGTCTAGCAGCAGTAGCGTCAACGGAAGTTCCGGAAGCTTAAACGGTGGTATCCACCTCCCGACTGGACTCAACGGCGTTTTAGACCGTCCTTACAGCAATGGCCTTCTTGGACCTACTAGCCAGTCTACGTCACCTTTCGAATCCAACATCATCTCCAAGAGATTTAATAATGGCGCGAGTCTTGGACCATTCTCTACCGCTATTGGAGACATCAACTTGAATGGAATTAATCCCTATGAAAAATGGTCAAATGGTGGATGCGACTCGCTCTTTCCTCCCACCAATAATGACCCTTACTCACTCACCACTGCCGCACACAATGATCCTATATTAGATCTGACGAACAAGTTAATTTCTACTGCCATTTTCCCACCGAAATCCCAAATTAAACGACAAAAGATGATTTATCACTGCAAATTCGGAGAGTTCGGAGTTATGGAGGGTCAGTTCACGGAGCCCAGTGGCGTCGCTGTCAATGCTCAAAACGACATCATCGTCGCCGACACCAACAACCATCGCATCCAGATTTTCGACAAGGAAGGCCGCTTCAAATTCCAATTTGGAGAATGTGGCAAACGCGACGGGCAACTACTATACCCTAACAGAGTTGCCGTGGTGCGCACATCTGGCGACATTATCGTCACTGAGAGGTCCCCCACACACCAAATACAGATCTACAATCAGTATGGGCAATTTGTGCGTAAATTTGGCGCCAACATTCTGCAGCACCCTCGCGGCGTTACCGTCGACAACAAGGGCCGTATTGTGGTCGTAGAATGCAAAGTGATGCGCGTCATAATCTTTGACCAAGTGGGCAACGTACTCCAGAAATTCGGCTGCTCCAAGCATTTAGAGTTCCCCAACGGAGTAGTAGTTAACGACAAGCAGGAGATATTCATTAGCGACAACCGCGCGCATTGTGTCAAGGTGTTTAACTATGAGGGGATCTATCTGCGCCAGATAGGAGGCGAAGGCGTGACTAACTACCCGATAGGTGTAGGAATTAACGCCGCCGGCGAGATCCTGATCGCGGACAATCACAACAACTTCAACTTGACGATCTTTACTCAGGACGGGCAACTGGTGTCCGCTCTTGAAAGCAAGGTGAAGCACGCGCAGTGCTTCGACGTGGCCTTGATGGACGACGGCTCCGTCGTTCTCGCCAGCAAGGACTACCGGCTCTATATCTATCGCTACGTGCAAGTGCCGCCTATAGGTATGTGA
- the LOC134670708 gene encoding brain tumor protein isoform X2 yields the protein MNGFGLLWDAGFLKMASRTPSLESLPGANSIGSLERGSLSPLTLSGSSPPASDSAVCDLREFDGLDTTCAICRETFVDPKVLNCFHTFCRGCLEREQTHPDKVTCVTCRVDSQLPPAGVPGLLTNLVIAAAVEQDADLLPSARQTNSPSARCTGCKSKESDAVARCVDCANFLCPNCVMAHQFMHCFEGHRVLAFTDLKDDKGMLGSTLTTSGDKTAFCPRHKNDILKYFCRTCSVPVCKECTIIEHPAALHDYEHLSDAGPKQLELMQAAVNEAKTRATEIRHVVKTVEHAAGKLQVQYHKAQNEINDTFQFYRSMLEERKQELLKELESVFSTKQIALTVVGQKAQETVDKIYQTCDFVERLTKCANLAEILMFRKLLDNKLQTLMQTNPEQSMQTASELEFVSNYQAIQVGVRNTFGYVRSNPENVGPTKQPPIARPTNGSLLNGGSSSSSSSVNGSSGSLNGGIHLPTGLNGVLDRPYSNGLLGPTSQSTSPFESNIISKRFNNGASLGPFSTAIGDINLNGINPYEKWSNGGCDSLFPPTNNDPYSLTTAAHNDPILDLTNKLISTAIFPPKSQIKRQKMIYHCKFGEFGVMEGQFTEPSGVAVNAQNDIIVADTNNHRIQIFDKEGRFKFQFGECGKRDGQLLYPNRVAVVRTSGDIIVTERSPTHQIQIYNQYGQFVRKFGANILQHPRGVTVDNKGRIVVVECKVMRVIIFDQVGNVLQKFGCSKHLEFPNGVVVNDKQEIFISDNRAHCVKVFNYEGIYLRQIGGEGVTNYPIGVGINAAGEILIADNHNNFNLTIFTQDGQLVSALESKVKHAQCFDVALMDDGSVVLASKDYRLYIYRYVQVPPIGM from the coding sequence GGATGCCGGTTTCCTGAAGATGGCCTCACGCACCCCGTCCCTTGAGTCGCTGCCCGGTGCCAACTCGATAGGTTCGCTGGAGCGTGGCTCCTTATCGCCCCTGACCCTAAGCGGCTCGTCGCCACCCGCGAGCGACTCCGCTGTATGTGACCTTCGCGAGTTCGACGGTCTAGACACCACCTGCGCCATTTGCCGGGAAACATTCGTCGACCCGAAAGTACTCAACTGCTTCCACACCTTCTGCCGCGGCTGTTTAGAGCGCGAGCAGACGCACCCGGACAAAGTAACCTGCGTGACTTGCCGCGTGGACAGTCAGCTCCCGCCGGCTGGCGTACCCGGCCTGCTCACTAACCTCGTGATCGCCGCCGCTGTCGAGCAGGACGCCGATCTCCTCCCGTCCGCTCGCCAGACCAACTCGCCCTCGGCCCGCTGTACCGGCTGCAAATCAAAGGAATCAGACGCCGTAGCGCGTTGTGTAGACTGCGCCAATTTCCTGTGCCCAAACTGCGTAATGGCGCACCAATTCATGCACTGCTTCGAAGGCCACCGAGTGCTGGCGTTCACAGATCTGAAGGATGACAAGGGTATGCTCGGATCTACGCTCACGACGAGCGGGGATAAAACCGCATTTTGCCCACGACACAAGAATGATATTCTAAAATACTTCTGCCGCACATGCTCAGTGCCGGTGTGCAAGGAGTGCACCATCATCGAGCACCCCGCCGCTTTGCACGACTATGAGCACTTGTCCGACGCTGGGCCTAAACAATTAGAGCTCATGCAAGCCGCCGTCAACGAAGCCAAGACCCGCGCCACTGAGATCAGACACGTCGTCAAGACTGTCGAACACGCTGCTGGCAAACTACAAGTCCAGTACCACAAAGCTCAAAACGAAATTAATGATACGTTCCAATTCTACCGTTCTATGCTAGAAGAGCGCAAACAGGAACTGCTTAAAGAACTCGAAAGCGTATTCTCAACGAAACAGATCGCGTTGACGGTTGTAGGCCAGAAAGCTCAAGAGACTGTCGACAAAATTTATCAAACTTGCGACTTCGTAGAGCGGCTAACAAAATGCGCCAATTTAGCTGAAATATTAATGTTCAGGAAGTTATTAGATAATAAACTGCAGACCTTGATGCAAACGAACCCAGAACAAAGCATGCAAACAGCATCTGAACTCGAATTTGTGTCGAACTATCAGGCAATACAAGTTGGAGTACGAAACACATTTGGATATGTCCGCTCGAACCCCGAAAATGTAGGGCCCACCAAGCAACCGCCTATTGCCCGTCCTACGAACGGCTCACTTTTGAATGGGGGCTCATCGTCTAGCAGCAGTAGCGTCAACGGAAGTTCCGGAAGCTTAAACGGTGGTATCCACCTCCCGACTGGACTCAACGGCGTTTTAGACCGTCCTTACAGCAATGGCCTTCTTGGACCTACTAGCCAGTCTACGTCACCTTTCGAATCCAACATCATCTCCAAGAGATTTAATAATGGCGCGAGTCTTGGACCATTCTCTACCGCTATTGGAGACATCAACTTGAATGGAATTAATCCCTATGAAAAATGGTCAAATGGTGGATGCGACTCGCTCTTTCCTCCCACCAATAATGACCCTTACTCACTCACCACTGCCGCACACAATGATCCTATATTAGATCTGACGAACAAGTTAATTTCTACTGCCATTTTCCCACCGAAATCCCAAATTAAACGACAAAAGATGATTTATCACTGCAAATTCGGAGAGTTCGGAGTTATGGAGGGTCAGTTCACGGAGCCCAGTGGCGTCGCTGTCAATGCTCAAAACGACATCATCGTCGCCGACACCAACAACCATCGCATCCAGATTTTCGACAAGGAAGGCCGCTTCAAATTCCAATTTGGAGAATGTGGCAAACGCGACGGGCAACTACTATACCCTAACAGAGTTGCCGTGGTGCGCACATCTGGCGACATTATCGTCACTGAGAGGTCCCCCACACACCAAATACAGATCTACAATCAGTATGGGCAATTTGTGCGTAAATTTGGCGCCAACATTCTGCAGCACCCTCGCGGCGTTACCGTCGACAACAAGGGCCGTATTGTGGTCGTAGAATGCAAAGTGATGCGCGTCATAATCTTTGACCAAGTGGGCAACGTACTCCAGAAATTCGGCTGCTCCAAGCATTTAGAGTTCCCCAACGGAGTAGTAGTTAACGACAAGCAGGAGATATTCATTAGCGACAACCGCGCGCATTGTGTCAAGGTGTTTAACTATGAGGGGATCTATCTGCGCCAGATAGGAGGCGAAGGCGTGACTAACTACCCGATAGGTGTAGGAATTAACGCCGCCGGCGAGATCCTGATCGCGGACAATCACAACAACTTCAACTTGACGATCTTTACTCAGGACGGGCAACTGGTGTCCGCTCTTGAAAGCAAGGTGAAGCACGCGCAGTGCTTCGACGTGGCCTTGATGGACGACGGCTCCGTCGTTCTCGCCAGCAAGGACTACCGGCTCTATATCTATCGCTACGTGCAAGTGCCGCCTATAGGTATGTGA
- the LOC134670708 gene encoding brain tumor protein isoform X3 produces MASRTPSLESLPGANSIGSLERGSLSPLTLSGSSPPASDSAVCDLREFDGLDTTCAICRETFVDPKVLNCFHTFCRGCLEREQTHPDKVTCVTCRVDSQLPPAGVPGLLTNLVIAAAVEQDADLLPSARQTNSPSARCTGCKSKESDAVARCVDCANFLCPNCVMAHQFMHCFEGHRVLAFTDLKDDKGMLGSTLTTSGDKTAFCPRHKNDILKYFCRTCSVPVCKECTIIEHPAALHDYEHLSDAGPKQLELMQAAVNEAKTRATEIRHVVKTVEHAAGKLQVQYHKAQNEINDTFQFYRSMLEERKQELLKELESVFSTKQIALTVVGQKAQETVDKIYQTCDFVERLTKCANLAEILMFRKLLDNKLQTLMQTNPEQSMQTASELEFVSNYQAIQVGVRNTFGYVRSNPENVGPTKQPPIARPTNGSLLNGGSSSSSSSVNGSSGSLNGGIHLPTGLNGVLDRPYSNGLLGPTSQSTSPFESNIISKRFNNGASLGPFSTAIGDINLNGINPYEKWSNGGCDSLFPPTNNDPYSLTTAAHNDPILDLTNKLISTAIFPPKSQIKRQKMIYHCKFGEFGVMEGQFTEPSGVAVNAQNDIIVADTNNHRIQIFDKEGRFKFQFGECGKRDGQLLYPNRVAVVRTSGDIIVTERSPTHQIQIYNQYGQFVRKFGANILQHPRGVTVDNKGRIVVVECKVMRVIIFDQVGNVLQKFGCSKHLEFPNGVVVNDKQEIFISDNRAHCVKVFNYEGIYLRQIGGEGVTNYPIGVGINAAGEILIADNHNNFNLTIFTQDGQLVSALESKVKHAQCFDVALMDDGSVVLASKDYRLYIYRYVQVPPIGM; encoded by the coding sequence ATGGCCTCACGCACCCCGTCCCTTGAGTCGCTGCCCGGTGCCAACTCGATAGGTTCGCTGGAGCGTGGCTCCTTATCGCCCCTGACCCTAAGCGGCTCGTCGCCACCCGCGAGCGACTCCGCTGTATGTGACCTTCGCGAGTTCGACGGTCTAGACACCACCTGCGCCATTTGCCGGGAAACATTCGTCGACCCGAAAGTACTCAACTGCTTCCACACCTTCTGCCGCGGCTGTTTAGAGCGCGAGCAGACGCACCCGGACAAAGTAACCTGCGTGACTTGCCGCGTGGACAGTCAGCTCCCGCCGGCTGGCGTACCCGGCCTGCTCACTAACCTCGTGATCGCCGCCGCTGTCGAGCAGGACGCCGATCTCCTCCCGTCCGCTCGCCAGACCAACTCGCCCTCGGCCCGCTGTACCGGCTGCAAATCAAAGGAATCAGACGCCGTAGCGCGTTGTGTAGACTGCGCCAATTTCCTGTGCCCAAACTGCGTAATGGCGCACCAATTCATGCACTGCTTCGAAGGCCACCGAGTGCTGGCGTTCACAGATCTGAAGGATGACAAGGGTATGCTCGGATCTACGCTCACGACGAGCGGGGATAAAACCGCATTTTGCCCACGACACAAGAATGATATTCTAAAATACTTCTGCCGCACATGCTCAGTGCCGGTGTGCAAGGAGTGCACCATCATCGAGCACCCCGCCGCTTTGCACGACTATGAGCACTTGTCCGACGCTGGGCCTAAACAATTAGAGCTCATGCAAGCCGCCGTCAACGAAGCCAAGACCCGCGCCACTGAGATCAGACACGTCGTCAAGACTGTCGAACACGCTGCTGGCAAACTACAAGTCCAGTACCACAAAGCTCAAAACGAAATTAATGATACGTTCCAATTCTACCGTTCTATGCTAGAAGAGCGCAAACAGGAACTGCTTAAAGAACTCGAAAGCGTATTCTCAACGAAACAGATCGCGTTGACGGTTGTAGGCCAGAAAGCTCAAGAGACTGTCGACAAAATTTATCAAACTTGCGACTTCGTAGAGCGGCTAACAAAATGCGCCAATTTAGCTGAAATATTAATGTTCAGGAAGTTATTAGATAATAAACTGCAGACCTTGATGCAAACGAACCCAGAACAAAGCATGCAAACAGCATCTGAACTCGAATTTGTGTCGAACTATCAGGCAATACAAGTTGGAGTACGAAACACATTTGGATATGTCCGCTCGAACCCCGAAAATGTAGGGCCCACCAAGCAACCGCCTATTGCCCGTCCTACGAACGGCTCACTTTTGAATGGGGGCTCATCGTCTAGCAGCAGTAGCGTCAACGGAAGTTCCGGAAGCTTAAACGGTGGTATCCACCTCCCGACTGGACTCAACGGCGTTTTAGACCGTCCTTACAGCAATGGCCTTCTTGGACCTACTAGCCAGTCTACGTCACCTTTCGAATCCAACATCATCTCCAAGAGATTTAATAATGGCGCGAGTCTTGGACCATTCTCTACCGCTATTGGAGACATCAACTTGAATGGAATTAATCCCTATGAAAAATGGTCAAATGGTGGATGCGACTCGCTCTTTCCTCCCACCAATAATGACCCTTACTCACTCACCACTGCCGCACACAATGATCCTATATTAGATCTGACGAACAAGTTAATTTCTACTGCCATTTTCCCACCGAAATCCCAAATTAAACGACAAAAGATGATTTATCACTGCAAATTCGGAGAGTTCGGAGTTATGGAGGGTCAGTTCACGGAGCCCAGTGGCGTCGCTGTCAATGCTCAAAACGACATCATCGTCGCCGACACCAACAACCATCGCATCCAGATTTTCGACAAGGAAGGCCGCTTCAAATTCCAATTTGGAGAATGTGGCAAACGCGACGGGCAACTACTATACCCTAACAGAGTTGCCGTGGTGCGCACATCTGGCGACATTATCGTCACTGAGAGGTCCCCCACACACCAAATACAGATCTACAATCAGTATGGGCAATTTGTGCGTAAATTTGGCGCCAACATTCTGCAGCACCCTCGCGGCGTTACCGTCGACAACAAGGGCCGTATTGTGGTCGTAGAATGCAAAGTGATGCGCGTCATAATCTTTGACCAAGTGGGCAACGTACTCCAGAAATTCGGCTGCTCCAAGCATTTAGAGTTCCCCAACGGAGTAGTAGTTAACGACAAGCAGGAGATATTCATTAGCGACAACCGCGCGCATTGTGTCAAGGTGTTTAACTATGAGGGGATCTATCTGCGCCAGATAGGAGGCGAAGGCGTGACTAACTACCCGATAGGTGTAGGAATTAACGCCGCCGGCGAGATCCTGATCGCGGACAATCACAACAACTTCAACTTGACGATCTTTACTCAGGACGGGCAACTGGTGTCCGCTCTTGAAAGCAAGGTGAAGCACGCGCAGTGCTTCGACGTGGCCTTGATGGACGACGGCTCCGTCGTTCTCGCCAGCAAGGACTACCGGCTCTATATCTATCGCTACGTGCAAGTGCCGCCTATAGGTATGTGA